A stretch of Lysobacter sp. K5869 DNA encodes these proteins:
- a CDS encoding GDP-mannose 4,6-dehydratase: MSNKNALITGITGQDGAYLSQLLLSKGYGVYGVLARRSTDTLWRLRELGIADRVTLLDGDLTDLSSMIRAMDTSKADEVYNLGAQSFVGSSWQQPLLTAQVDGVGALNVLEAVRIVNPKARFYQASTSEMFGLIQAEMQDETTPFYPRSPYGVAKLMAHWATVNYRESFGMHASSGILFNHESPLRGIEFVTRKVTDAVARIKLGLQSELRLGNIDAKRDWGFAGDYVEAMWLMTQQESGGDYVVATGETTTVRDMCKIAFGHVGLNMEDHLVIDEKFFRPAEVDVLLGNPAKAKAKLGWAPKTSLQQLITMMVDADVRRLSAR; this comes from the coding sequence ATGAGCAACAAGAACGCATTGATCACGGGCATCACCGGCCAGGACGGCGCCTATCTTTCGCAACTGCTGCTGTCCAAGGGCTACGGGGTGTACGGCGTCCTGGCCCGGCGCAGCACCGATACGCTGTGGCGTCTGCGCGAGCTGGGGATCGCCGATCGGGTGACGTTGCTCGACGGCGACCTGACCGACCTGTCCTCGATGATCCGGGCGATGGACACCTCCAAGGCCGACGAGGTCTACAACCTCGGCGCGCAGAGCTTCGTCGGCTCGTCCTGGCAGCAGCCGCTGCTGACCGCGCAGGTCGACGGCGTCGGCGCGCTCAACGTGCTCGAGGCGGTGCGCATCGTCAATCCGAAGGCGCGTTTCTACCAGGCTTCGACCAGCGAAATGTTCGGCTTGATCCAGGCCGAAATGCAGGACGAGACCACCCCGTTCTACCCGCGCAGCCCGTACGGCGTGGCCAAGCTGATGGCGCACTGGGCCACGGTGAACTACCGCGAAAGCTTCGGCATGCACGCCTCCAGCGGCATCTTGTTCAATCACGAATCGCCGCTGCGCGGCATCGAATTCGTGACCCGCAAGGTCACCGACGCGGTCGCGCGCATCAAGCTCGGCCTGCAGAGCGAACTGCGCCTGGGCAACATCGACGCCAAGCGCGACTGGGGCTTCGCCGGCGACTACGTCGAGGCGATGTGGCTGATGACCCAGCAGGAAAGCGGCGGCGATTACGTGGTCGCCACCGGCGAAACCACCACCGTGCGCGACATGTGCAAGATCGCTTTCGGTCACGTCGGCCTGAACATGGAAGACCATCTGGTCATCGACGAGAAGTTCTTCCGCCCGGCCGAAGTCGACGTTCTGCTCGGAAATCCGGCCAAGGCCAAGGCGAAACTGGGCTGGGCGCCCAAGACCTCGCTGCAGCAGTTGATCACGATGATGGTGGATGCCGACGTGCGCCGCCTGAGCGCGCGCTGA